The following are encoded together in the Thermoproteales archaeon genome:
- a CDS encoding 4Fe-4S binding protein: MPQPIIDLEKCTGCGTCVETCPSGVLELKDGKAHVVNADDCLGCHACESVCPESAITVED, encoded by the coding sequence ATGCCCCAACCTATAATCGATTTGGAAAAATGCACAGGATGCGGTACTTGCGTCGAAACCTGCCCTTCAGGAGTGTTAGAACTTAAAGACGGCAAGGCACACGTCGTAAACGCTGATGATTGCTTAGGATGTCATGCCTGCGAATCAGTTTGTCCAGAAAGCGCTATAACAGTTGAGGATTAA
- a CDS encoding LLM class flavin-dependent oxidoreductase, protein MASLDEVSGGRALLGIGAGDKVTLEKLSIPQKIPLTAIKESVQTIRRLLNGEAVTFEGRFLKMKDARLSFKPAHEIPIYIGAQGPKMLKLSSKIGDGILINASNPKDFEYAMGIIKEAASEKLEKLDIALARGDFKKAFKNVTEDMVKAFSIYGTPEDCIKSIKELLNIGVTHVVFGSPLGAKKKKALRLIGENVIPAFK, encoded by the coding sequence ATAGCTTCATTAGATGAAGTATCGGGCGGTAGAGCTTTATTAGGAATAGGAGCGGGCGATAAAGTTACCTTAGAAAAACTTTCTATACCTCAAAAAATCCCCTTGACAGCTATAAAAGAGAGCGTTCAGACTATTAGAAGACTATTGAATGGAGAAGCTGTAACTTTTGAAGGCAGATTTTTGAAAATGAAAGATGCGCGCTTATCTTTTAAGCCAGCGCACGAAATTCCGATATATATTGGAGCGCAAGGACCTAAGATGCTTAAATTATCTAGCAAGATAGGAGATGGAATCTTGATAAATGCTTCAAATCCCAAAGATTTTGAATATGCTATGGGTATAATTAAAGAAGCTGCTAGTGAAAAGCTAGAAAAGCTAGATATAGCTCTAGCCCGTGGAGACTTCAAGAAGGCATTCAAAAATGTAACCGAGGATATGGTTAAGGCATTCTCGATATATGGAACGCCTGAGGACTGTATAAAATCAATAAAAGAACTGCTTAACATTGGAGTAACTCACGTAGTTTTCGGCTCGCCGCTTGGAGCAAAAAAGAAAAAGGCTCTGCGCTTAATAGGCGAAAACGTAATACCAGCGTTTAAATAA
- a CDS encoding DUF4445 domain-containing protein, with the protein MKVGAVETAPNHVKEKVLSFPDCCENGCTLVIKKKKDERFLLDIEDGDTRDRIYGLAVDIGTTKIVAYLVDLNTGAVLCRESEYNGQLVYGEDVVSRISYAMEKEQGLSLLQKAAIRTINNLIDRLASRNDLEKSQIYDVCVAGNTVMTYLFVGIDPSPLLKTDIEVPRNPYVLEAEELEINVNPRASVYCLPCVSRFLGGDAIGDVLVSGMAESPEISLLVDIGTNVEVVLGSNGWFLATTAAAGPAFEGWGIRFGIRSVEGAIDKVRINPETLKAEYTVIGGGKPKGICGSGLIDLLSELFRNGIIDSLGKINRKISSPYIRLGYDGYEYVVAPKKETSIGKDIVITEKDIANLIDSKSAACAAIAVLLKKMRLSVEDITRVFICGAFGSYMDPNSATAIGLLPEFPNAKIIYLGNGSVAGAYLTLVSTRYRDKAEEIAKLMAYFDLLKDADFMDEYLAGFVLPGKKELFPTWRESSRKIKKLR; encoded by the coding sequence TTGAAAGTCGGAGCTGTGGAAACCGCGCCTAATCACGTCAAAGAAAAAGTTCTTTCTTTCCCTGATTGTTGCGAGAATGGGTGTACCCTAGTCATAAAAAAGAAAAAAGATGAGCGGTTTTTGCTTGATATCGAGGATGGAGACACCAGAGATAGGATTTACGGTTTAGCCGTAGATATTGGAACTACGAAAATAGTTGCTTATCTTGTAGATTTAAATACGGGAGCTGTTTTATGTAGGGAATCAGAATATAATGGTCAGCTTGTTTACGGAGAAGATGTGGTATCAAGAATATCTTATGCGATGGAGAAAGAGCAAGGATTGTCGCTGCTTCAGAAAGCTGCTATAAGAACTATAAATAACTTAATAGATAGGCTGGCTTCGCGGAACGACTTAGAAAAATCCCAGATATATGATGTTTGCGTTGCGGGGAACACAGTAATGACTTATCTTTTCGTCGGTATAGATCCTTCGCCTCTACTAAAAACTGATATAGAAGTACCAAGAAATCCTTACGTTTTAGAAGCGGAGGAACTGGAAATAAACGTTAATCCCCGTGCTAGCGTTTACTGCTTGCCTTGCGTGAGTAGGTTTCTAGGCGGAGATGCTATTGGAGACGTTTTAGTATCAGGTATGGCGGAATCTCCGGAAATATCCTTGCTAGTAGACATCGGGACTAATGTGGAAGTTGTTCTTGGTAGTAATGGATGGTTCTTAGCTACCACGGCCGCTGCTGGGCCAGCGTTTGAGGGCTGGGGTATAAGGTTTGGCATTAGATCGGTTGAAGGTGCGATCGACAAGGTAAGAATTAACCCGGAAACTTTAAAAGCTGAGTATACGGTTATAGGCGGCGGCAAGCCTAAGGGAATATGTGGTTCTGGATTGATAGATCTTCTAAGCGAATTATTCAGGAATGGAATAATAGATAGTCTTGGTAAGATAAATAGGAAGATAAGCTCTCCATATATTAGGCTAGGCTATGATGGCTACGAGTACGTCGTAGCTCCTAAAAAAGAAACCTCTATCGGAAAAGATATTGTTATAACGGAGAAGGATATTGCGAATTTAATAGATTCCAAATCTGCGGCTTGTGCCGCGATAGCTGTTTTGCTCAAAAAAATGAGGCTATCAGTTGAAGATATTACAAGAGTCTTTATTTGCGGTGCATTTGGTAGTTATATGGATCCGAATAGCGCGACTGCTATTGGACTATTGCCGGAATTTCCCAATGCGAAGATTATATACTTGGGCAACGGCTCCGTGGCAGGAGCCTACTTGACGCTGGTTTCTACCAGGTATAGGGATAAAGCTGAGGAAATTGCAAAATTAATGGCGTATTTTGATTTGTTGAAAGATGCTGATTTCATGGATGAATACTTAGCTGGTTTCGTGCTGCCTGGCAAAAAGGAATTATTCCCAACTTGGCGGGAGTCGAGCCGAAAAATAAAAAAATTACGTTAA